Sequence from the Phragmites australis chromosome 11, lpPhrAust1.1, whole genome shotgun sequence genome:
CATGAGTTCCTGCAGATCCTCCGGCGCGTGCACGTCGTTCTCGACGATCATCTCCACCATGCTGTCTCTGAAGTCCTTGGGCGGGTCCGTCGACGCCTTCACGACGGCGAAGCTCCTCCTCGCGACGCTTCTCCTGCGACTAGAACTTGTAGTACTGAACCTATCACCACTGGGAACATGCAAACTTCTGCTCCTCAGCCTCGGTGAGCTCGGGCACGTACCGCTTGTGATCGCGCTATGAGCACTTGTTGATCCGGTTGGCGCTGGCCTGGTGCGAATCGGACGTAGTTGCAAGTCCTGGAATTCGTGGTCGGCTTCGATGATGATAGTGCTTGCTCTCGACGTTGGCatgtgatggtggtggtgacgaTGGTGATCTCTGGGGAATTGGATGTCTGATGCTTTTGTATTGAGCTGGAGATGAGAGGAGCGTAGCTTCTTCTCAAGTGACATTTGCTTTGTGTTTAGGTTGGGGTAGAATCGACGTGGTGATAATGGAAGGGGCTTGGGAGTGGTGGTTCCGTTGTAATAGTGGCTTGATGGTCTCTTGGCGGCTCTTGTGGTTCCAGTGTTTCTTTGGCTTGGTGTCCTGGGTCTCTTCATGTCCCTCAGCCTGTAGAACCAAGAGTTTGGCATGAGATGGGACAGTCTGAACCTTTGATGGTtgctcatctctctctctccccctccctccctccctccctcgctctctctctctctctctctctctctctctctctctctctctctctctcaatgaGCAGCAGGGAGCATTACATAAGACTAGGAGGGGAGGGGTATCTATCTTGTAAGGGTGGCAATGGCAAGTGGATGTGAGCAGAAGAATATGAGATGATGAAATTCGTTATACGCACACGCTGCAAGTTGGTAGATTAAGAAATAAGCCTAAAGTTAACAGGTGTACCATACGGTACCATTTGAGTAGCAAGTCTCACCAAAATTAATTCAAAGTTATCAGGAGCCTTAGAAACATTTTCAGCATCGTACAAAGTTTCGTCATTATGACTTTGCTGTTGCAATGATGTGCATACTTCTTCAGGAGTTATGAAACAGAACGAGTACACTTTGACAAACAGTAGAAAGTTCTTTTTTTTAgcttcaaagtgttgatagaaTTAAGTGCGGGCCAGATGGTACCGGTTGTTTGAtatacaagaaaaagaaaagagatatGCTTGTTTATGAGCTGGGCAACTTATGTAATGCTATATAATTGATTGAAGGTTGCACTTTGTGCTCATAAATCAAGCTCTACTGCTCATTACCCTTCCTTTTTAGAGCATTGTCATGAGGGCATAAGCCTTTTGCTTTAGTAATGACTTTACAGCAAAGCCCAAGAATATTCCCTCACTTTT
This genomic interval carries:
- the LOC133885581 gene encoding transcription repressor OFP1-like, whose protein sequence is MSNHQRFRLSHLMPNSWFYRLRDMKRPRTPSQRNTGTTRAAKRPSSHYYNGTTTPKPLPLSPRRFYPNLNTKQMSLEKKLRSSHLQLNTKASDIQFPRDHHRHHHHHMPTSRASTIIIEADHEFQDLQLRPIRTRPAPTGSTSAHSAITSGTCPSSPRLRSRSLHVPSGDRFSTTSSSRRRSVARRSFAVVKASTDPPKDFRDSMVEMIVENDVHAPEDLQELMECYLSLNSREYHGVIMEVFRGIWLEMSGNIVED